From Heliomicrobium gestii, one genomic window encodes:
- a CDS encoding APC family permease — protein MQHNSESMLKKDIGTIVAMSIVIGSVIGSGIFMKPGKVIVASGDSTMALWAWVLGGIITLASGLTIVELATQIPKTGGLYVYLEEVYGKLWGYLCGWVQTLIYGPAIIAALGLYFGSLVAHFFGWGPEAKMYVGLSAIIFLAIVNSIGTKYGGFVQTLATAGKLIPIALIAIFGIWQGDGQILNMTSGVTEKTGMAAAILATLWAYDGWLLVGFVAGEMKNPAKILPRAIIIGLSIVTVAYLSVNIAMMHVLPAAEIARLGENAAGTAATILFGGIGGKLISIGIMVSIFGCLNGKILTFPRVPLAMAERGQLPFSRLLAQVQPKLGTPIFATLSQVVIAVVMMFVADSERLSDIAIFAIYVFYIFAFVAVFLLRKKNSAASRIYSVPGYPIIPLVAIVGSVFIIVSTIFDNPTDTLFALLITVIGLPVYWVLNRKTMASANQEG, from the coding sequence ATGCAGCACAATTCGGAATCGATGCTAAAAAAAGACATCGGAACGATCGTCGCCATGTCCATTGTCATCGGTTCAGTCATCGGATCAGGGATTTTTATGAAACCCGGGAAGGTGATCGTCGCCTCGGGCGACTCTACCATGGCCCTGTGGGCCTGGGTTCTCGGGGGGATCATCACCCTGGCCAGCGGCCTGACGATCGTTGAACTGGCGACTCAGATCCCGAAAACAGGTGGTCTGTACGTCTATCTGGAAGAGGTCTACGGAAAGCTCTGGGGTTACCTCTGCGGCTGGGTGCAAACCTTGATTTACGGTCCCGCCATTATCGCCGCGCTGGGCCTTTACTTCGGCTCGCTGGTGGCTCACTTCTTCGGTTGGGGGCCGGAAGCGAAAATGTATGTGGGGCTCTCCGCGATCATCTTCCTGGCTATCGTCAACAGCATCGGAACCAAGTATGGCGGTTTCGTGCAGACCCTGGCCACGGCGGGGAAGCTGATTCCCATCGCCCTGATCGCCATCTTCGGCATCTGGCAGGGCGACGGCCAGATCCTCAATATGACCAGCGGCGTCACCGAAAAAACGGGCATGGCCGCCGCCATCCTGGCGACGCTCTGGGCCTATGACGGCTGGTTGCTCGTCGGATTTGTGGCCGGCGAGATGAAAAACCCGGCGAAAATCCTGCCCCGCGCCATCATCATCGGTCTTTCCATCGTCACCGTCGCCTACCTCTCCGTCAATATCGCCATGATGCATGTCTTGCCGGCTGCTGAAATCGCCAGGCTCGGCGAGAACGCCGCCGGCACGGCGGCGACGATCCTCTTTGGCGGCATCGGCGGCAAACTGATCAGCATCGGCATCATGGTGTCCATCTTCGGCTGCCTCAACGGCAAGATCCTCACCTTCCCCCGGGTGCCCCTGGCCATGGCCGAGCGGGGTCAACTGCCTTTTTCCCGCCTTTTGGCCCAAGTTCAGCCGAAGCTCGGCACGCCGATCTTCGCCACCCTCTCCCAGGTGGTGATCGCCGTCGTGATGATGTTTGTGGCTGACTCGGAGCGCCTCTCCGACATCGCCATCTTTGCCATCTATGTCTTCTACATCTTCGCCTTCGTTGCCGTCTTTCTCCTCCGCAAGAAAAACAGCGCCGCATCGCGGATTTACAGCGTGCCCGGCTACCCCATCATCCCCCTGGTCGCCATCGTCGGGTCTGTCTTTATCATCGTCAGCACCATCTTCGACAACCCCACAGACACCCTGTTTGCGCTGCTCATCACTGTCATCGGCCTGCCCGTCTACTGGGTTTTGAACCGGAAAACCATGGCCTCGGCCAACCAGGAAGGCTAA
- a CDS encoding delta-lactam-biosynthetic de-N-acetylase, which yields MKEKNLTIAAALVLIGGIAAGLFTIEQTRAGDATPPPSPAQTPAAAAAGTNAAKPSPATAETAKADTSKEPAKASQAPPTAPEKVETTPKGSASSAKGTTGPQDWWIPRHETGVAPQWPASMTGAIAAYDPVYRIPTEEKALYLTFDEGYENGFTPQIMESLSQAKVPATFFVTGQFVDTHPELVQEMGRRGFGIGNHTQNHPDMTKLSPERQKAELQKINDAVTNLAGKKPIHYRPPMGRFDAASVATAYDLGLTTTFWSIAYRDWEVDKQVGPEKALPQVMKQLHPGAVILLHAVSQDNTEMLPRFIEECRAQGYIFKPLPGEPSPR from the coding sequence ATGAAAGAGAAAAATCTCACCATTGCCGCCGCCCTGGTCCTGATCGGGGGCATCGCCGCCGGATTGTTCACGATCGAGCAGACGCGGGCCGGCGATGCCACACCTCCCCCCTCGCCTGCGCAGACCCCGGCAGCGGCGGCGGCCGGTACGAACGCAGCCAAACCGAGTCCTGCCACGGCCGAGACGGCCAAAGCTGACACGTCGAAAGAACCGGCCAAGGCGTCACAAGCGCCTCCGACAGCGCCGGAGAAAGTGGAGACGACGCCGAAAGGGAGCGCCTCTTCCGCCAAAGGCACAACCGGTCCTCAGGATTGGTGGATCCCTCGCCACGAGACAGGGGTAGCCCCGCAATGGCCCGCTTCAATGACCGGCGCGATCGCGGCCTATGACCCGGTGTACCGGATCCCGACGGAGGAAAAAGCGCTCTATCTGACCTTTGACGAAGGTTATGAAAACGGCTTTACGCCGCAGATCATGGAGTCCCTGTCCCAGGCCAAGGTTCCGGCCACCTTCTTTGTCACCGGACAGTTTGTCGACACCCACCCGGAACTGGTTCAAGAAATGGGCCGTCGAGGATTTGGCATCGGCAACCACACCCAGAACCACCCCGATATGACGAAACTCAGCCCGGAACGACAAAAAGCAGAACTGCAAAAGATCAACGACGCCGTCACCAACCTCGCCGGGAAGAAACCGATCCACTACCGCCCGCCCATGGGCCGTTTTGACGCCGCCTCTGTCGCCACCGCTTATGACCTGGGTTTGACGACGACCTTCTGGAGCATCGCCTACCGCGACTGGGAAGTGGACAAGCAGGTCGGTCCCGAGAAGGCGCTGCCCCAGGTGATGAAGCAGCTTCACCCCGGGGCGGTCATCCTGCTCCACGCCGTCTCCCAGGACAACACGGAGATGCTTCCCCGCTTCATCGAGGAATGCCGCGCCCAAGGATACATATTCAAGCCGCTGCCGGGCGAGCCGTCGCCCCGGTGA
- a CDS encoding phosphoribosylformylglycinamidine synthase produces the protein MDKAIRRIFVEKREGFNVEAQHLRDDLRDNLGISGLEGLRIVNRYDVAGISDDEYARARGTIFSEPNVDHVYDERLATDPAHRLFAMEYLPGQYDQRADWATQSIQIVTQKERPVVQSAKVIVLEGQISDDEFNRIKAYCINPVESREAALDKPASLDMQLQPPEDVKILTGFITAADEELQSLMGQLSLAMSFEDLRFCQAYFRDDEQRDPTITEIRVIDTYWSDHCRHTTFFTKIEDVQIEEGPFTGPIRAAYDEYLQSRNLVYGDKERDVCLMDMAVIAMKELKKQGRLDDLDESDEINACSIVVQADVDGKKEDWLVMFKNETHNHPTEIEPFGGAATCLGGAIRDPLSGRSYVYQAMRVTGSGDPRTAVENTLPGKLPQRKITIGAAAGYSSYGNQIGLATGQVAEVYDEGFVAKRMEIGAVIGAAPRQNVVRKAPAPGDVILLVGGRTGRDGCGGATGSSKEHTAESLFTCGAEVQKGNPVTERKIQRLFRNPDVSRRIKRCNDFGAGGVSVAIGELTDGLTVNLDAIPKKYEGLDGTELAIAESQERMAVVVAPEDVDAFSRLAHEENLEVTVVATVTEEARLTMNWRGATIVNLSRAFLNTNGVKQRTTVTVKGPEAGKNYFNALPAAVERELPDLRAAWLANLSDLNVCSQKGLVDRFDSTIGANTVLMPFGGVHQASPAQGMVAKLPVLGGETTTATAMTFGYNPHLAKWSPFHGALYAVVESVAKAVALGGDYRRIRLTLQEYFEKLGKDPVRWGKPFSALLGAFVAQKRLGIAAIGGKDSMSGTFMDLHVPPTLVSFAVNVMDAGQAISSEFKGAGHPVVLLPLGRDENELPDFASLDRNYRKVAELAGEGKVLAASAIIFGGVAAAVSKMAFGNQIGLIMGDSNAPADLFRADYGSLVLEINSAADLAAAFGDVPYVLLGYTQEAPVLRVNGVEIALTEAQTAWEKPLEKIFPTRVKTSDELAGAIKSSDSSHPYTARNTHRPALKIARPRVFIPVFPGTNCEYDTARAFEKAGAVANLLIVRNLTPIDVEESIAEMVKGIEAAQIVALPGGFSAGDEPEGSGKFIAAVFRNPRVKEAVTNLLKTRDGLMLGICNGFQALIKLGLVPYGEIVDITENCPTLTYNRIGRHISCMARTKVVSTLSPWFSRVEAGEIHTVALSHGEGRFFASPEMVDRLFANGQIATQYVDMDGNINEDIRYTPNGSVAAVEGITSPDGRVLGKMGHSERIGRHVAVNVPGEKDQRIFASGVGYFQ, from the coding sequence ATGGATAAGGCGATACGCCGGATCTTTGTGGAAAAACGCGAGGGTTTCAACGTGGAAGCCCAACACCTGCGCGATGACCTGCGGGACAACCTGGGCATCTCCGGACTGGAAGGCCTGCGGATCGTCAACCGGTACGATGTGGCCGGCATCTCTGACGACGAGTATGCCCGGGCGCGCGGCACGATCTTCTCGGAACCCAACGTGGACCATGTGTACGATGAACGGCTGGCGACCGACCCGGCACATCGCCTCTTTGCCATGGAATACCTGCCCGGCCAGTATGACCAGCGGGCCGATTGGGCGACCCAGAGCATCCAGATTGTGACGCAAAAAGAACGCCCCGTCGTCCAGTCGGCCAAGGTGATTGTTCTTGAAGGGCAGATCAGCGACGACGAGTTCAACCGGATCAAGGCCTACTGCATCAACCCTGTCGAATCGCGCGAGGCCGCATTGGATAAGCCGGCTTCCCTGGACATGCAGCTCCAGCCGCCGGAAGATGTGAAAATCCTTACCGGCTTCATCACCGCCGCTGATGAGGAACTGCAGTCGCTAATGGGACAGTTGAGCCTCGCCATGAGCTTTGAGGATCTGCGCTTCTGCCAGGCCTATTTCCGCGATGACGAACAGCGGGACCCGACGATCACCGAGATCCGGGTCATCGACACCTACTGGTCTGATCACTGCCGCCACACCACCTTTTTCACGAAGATCGAAGACGTCCAGATCGAAGAGGGGCCCTTCACCGGACCGATCCGGGCGGCTTATGACGAATACCTCCAATCGCGCAACCTCGTCTACGGCGACAAAGAGCGCGATGTCTGCCTGATGGACATGGCTGTCATCGCCATGAAGGAACTGAAAAAACAGGGCCGCCTTGACGACCTGGACGAGTCGGACGAGATCAACGCCTGCAGCATCGTCGTCCAGGCTGATGTGGACGGCAAAAAAGAAGACTGGCTCGTCATGTTCAAAAACGAGACCCACAACCACCCGACAGAGATCGAGCCCTTCGGCGGCGCCGCCACCTGCCTCGGCGGGGCGATCCGCGATCCCCTGTCTGGGCGTTCCTATGTCTACCAGGCCATGCGCGTCACCGGCAGCGGCGATCCCCGCACTGCCGTGGAAAACACCCTGCCCGGCAAACTGCCCCAGCGCAAGATCACCATCGGCGCCGCTGCCGGCTACAGCTCCTACGGCAACCAGATCGGCCTAGCGACGGGGCAGGTGGCCGAGGTCTATGATGAAGGCTTCGTCGCCAAGCGCATGGAGATCGGCGCGGTCATCGGCGCCGCGCCGCGCCAGAATGTGGTGCGCAAAGCCCCTGCGCCGGGCGATGTGATCCTCCTCGTCGGCGGGCGAACCGGCCGCGACGGCTGCGGCGGCGCCACTGGCTCGTCGAAGGAGCACACGGCCGAATCGCTCTTCACCTGCGGCGCCGAGGTTCAAAAAGGCAATCCGGTCACAGAACGGAAGATCCAGCGCCTCTTCCGCAACCCTGACGTCAGCCGGCGGATCAAGAGGTGCAACGACTTTGGCGCCGGCGGCGTATCGGTCGCCATCGGTGAACTGACCGACGGCCTTACGGTCAACCTCGACGCCATCCCCAAGAAGTACGAGGGCCTCGACGGGACCGAACTGGCCATCGCCGAATCGCAGGAGCGGATGGCGGTCGTCGTCGCCCCCGAAGATGTGGACGCCTTCTCTCGATTGGCCCATGAGGAAAACCTCGAAGTCACCGTCGTCGCCACAGTGACCGAGGAAGCGCGCCTGACCATGAACTGGCGCGGCGCGACCATCGTCAACCTCAGCCGTGCCTTCCTCAACACCAATGGCGTCAAGCAGCGGACAACGGTCACCGTCAAAGGGCCCGAAGCCGGGAAGAACTATTTCAACGCCCTGCCTGCTGCGGTGGAGCGCGAACTGCCTGACCTGCGCGCCGCCTGGCTGGCCAACCTGAGCGACCTGAACGTCTGCAGCCAGAAGGGACTTGTTGACCGCTTTGACAGCACCATCGGCGCCAACACGGTGCTGATGCCCTTCGGCGGCGTCCATCAGGCCTCACCGGCCCAGGGCATGGTGGCCAAGCTCCCCGTCCTCGGCGGCGAGACGACGACCGCCACAGCCATGACCTTCGGCTACAACCCCCATTTGGCCAAATGGAGCCCCTTCCACGGCGCCCTTTACGCCGTTGTCGAATCGGTGGCCAAGGCCGTCGCCCTGGGCGGCGACTACCGCCGCATCCGGCTCACCCTGCAAGAGTACTTTGAAAAACTGGGCAAAGACCCCGTCCGCTGGGGCAAGCCCTTCAGCGCTCTCCTCGGCGCCTTTGTCGCCCAAAAGCGGCTCGGCATCGCCGCGATCGGCGGCAAGGACAGCATGTCGGGCACCTTCATGGACCTCCACGTGCCGCCGACGCTTGTCTCCTTCGCTGTCAATGTGATGGACGCCGGCCAGGCCATCTCGTCGGAGTTCAAGGGGGCCGGCCATCCCGTCGTCCTCCTGCCCCTGGGCCGCGACGAAAACGAACTGCCCGACTTTGCCAGCCTCGACCGCAACTACCGCAAAGTGGCCGAACTTGCCGGGGAAGGCAAGGTGCTCGCCGCTTCGGCCATCATCTTCGGCGGTGTCGCCGCTGCTGTCAGCAAGATGGCCTTCGGCAATCAGATCGGCCTGATCATGGGCGATAGCAATGCTCCCGCCGATCTCTTCCGCGCCGATTACGGCTCCCTCGTCCTAGAGATCAACAGCGCCGCCGACCTGGCTGCCGCTTTCGGCGACGTCCCCTATGTGCTTCTGGGCTACACCCAGGAAGCGCCGGTCCTGCGCGTCAACGGTGTGGAGATCGCTTTGACCGAAGCTCAGACGGCCTGGGAAAAACCGCTCGAGAAGATCTTCCCGACGCGGGTGAAGACGAGCGATGAACTGGCGGGAGCAATCAAATCCAGCGACTCATCCCATCCATACACCGCCCGAAACACCCACCGCCCGGCCCTGAAAATCGCCCGTCCTCGCGTCTTCATTCCCGTTTTTCCGGGCACCAACTGCGAGTACGATACGGCTCGCGCTTTTGAAAAGGCGGGCGCTGTCGCCAACCTCCTCATCGTCCGCAACTTGACACCCATTGATGTGGAGGAAAGCATCGCCGAGATGGTCAAGGGCATCGAAGCCGCCCAGATCGTGGCGCTGCCCGGCGGGTTCAGCGCCGGCGACGAGCCGGAAGGATCGGGCAAGTTCATTGCCGCCGTGTTCCGCAACCCCCGGGTGAAGGAAGCCGTCACCAACCTGCTCAAGACCCGAGACGGCCTTATGCTCGGCATCTGCAACGGCTTCCAGGCGCTGATCAAGCTCGGCCTCGTCCCTTACGGCGAGATCGTCGACATCACCGAAAACTGTCCGACCCTGACCTACAACCGGATCGGCCGCCACATCTCCTGCATGGCCCGGACGAAGGTCGTCTCGACCCTGTCGCCCTGGTTCTCCCGCGTGGAAGCAGGGGAGATCCACACCGTCGCCCTCTCCCACGGGGAAGGCCGCTTCTTCGCCTCGCCGGAGATGGTCGACCGCCTCTTCGCCAACGGCCAGATCGCCACCCAGTATGTTGACATGGACGGCAATATCAACGAGGATATCCGCTACACCCCCAACGGTTCTGTCGCCGCCGTCGAAGGGATCACCAGCCCTGACGGGCGCGTCCTCGGCAAGATGGGCCACTCTGAGCGGATCGGCCGCCATGTGGCTGTCAACGTGCCGGGAGAGAAAGACCAACGGATCTTTGCCTCCGGGGTGGGGTACTTCCAGTAA
- a CDS encoding response regulator transcription factor, with translation MKQNRILVIEDEDAIRRFILINLERNSFQVMAAADGEEGLDLAKSFQPHLVLLDILLPGIDGFEVCRRLREKTPDVAVIMLTARGQDFDKVMGLELGADDYIVKPFNPLELVARIRAVLRRLQMAHQENEEVLCQGPFRLDVKAQRISKKGQELTLTPREFCLMKIFLEKAGQALSRDQLLDLAWGKDFVGDPKTVDVHIRRLREKIEDHPSQPTYLETVWGVGYRWREGSPSAGD, from the coding sequence ATGAAGCAAAATAGAATTCTGGTTATTGAAGATGAAGACGCGATCCGCCGGTTTATCCTGATCAATCTGGAGAGAAACTCCTTTCAGGTGATGGCGGCCGCCGACGGGGAGGAGGGGCTTGACCTGGCCAAGTCCTTTCAGCCCCACCTCGTCCTGTTGGATATCCTGTTGCCGGGCATCGACGGGTTTGAGGTGTGCCGCCGATTGCGTGAAAAGACCCCTGATGTGGCTGTCATCATGCTGACGGCCAGGGGACAAGATTTCGATAAAGTGATGGGCCTGGAACTGGGCGCCGATGATTATATAGTAAAACCCTTCAATCCTCTCGAATTGGTCGCCCGGATTCGCGCTGTTCTCCGGCGCCTGCAGATGGCTCACCAGGAGAACGAAGAAGTCCTCTGCCAGGGACCTTTCCGGTTAGACGTAAAGGCGCAGCGAATCTCAAAAAAGGGGCAGGAGCTGACCTTAACGCCCCGTGAGTTCTGCCTCATGAAGATCTTCCTGGAAAAGGCCGGGCAGGCCCTCAGTCGCGATCAACTGCTGGATCTCGCCTGGGGAAAAGATTTTGTCGGAGACCCCAAAACAGTTGATGTACATATCCGGAGATTGCGGGAAAAAATCGAGGATCATCCCTCCCAGCCAACCTATTTAGAGACGGTCTGGGGGGTGGGGTATCGCTGGCGGGAGGGAAGCCCGAGTGCAGGGGATTAA
- a CDS encoding sensor histidine kinase, whose translation MQGIKKRLVVSYLLVILFTVFLLESFLLLGIRQYYFDNVLDVLKKQAEVAGNFYGRYLFGADVDREAPALLDSFAATTSAQVQIVNNRGVLLADSQGAGRAQMLSTPDVQRALAGEMGQWQGTIPATGEPVLSVAYPLRSGAQVAGAVRFVTSLTGIYHVMEKAAFLLLFVGFMVVLLAAGVSLLLSSTITGPVEEITAAAGEMAKGRFTVRAVKKYDDEIGKLADTLNYMAEEVVRHEQLKDQFIAAISHELRTPLTSIKGWTVTLRTGDPENREEMMEGLDIIEKESDRLTLLVNELLDFSSMSSGKMRLQIDTVDLQALLHSVVRQATPRAQRQRIDLSLASPSPLPAAKVDANRVKQVLINLLDNAFKFTSPGEKVRVSASFDDGFITIEVADNGAGIPPEELPLVKQKFYKGTQVSAGSGIGLSICDEIIKLHHGQFNIDSVPGGGTTAQVILPL comes from the coding sequence GTGCAGGGGATTAAGAAGCGCCTCGTCGTCAGTTACCTCCTGGTGATCCTGTTCACTGTATTTTTATTGGAATCTTTTTTGCTGTTGGGCATTCGACAGTATTATTTTGACAACGTCTTGGACGTCCTCAAGAAACAAGCAGAGGTAGCCGGCAATTTTTACGGGCGCTATCTCTTCGGCGCTGATGTAGACAGGGAAGCGCCGGCGTTATTGGATAGCTTTGCAGCAACGACGTCTGCGCAAGTCCAGATCGTCAACAACCGAGGCGTCCTGCTGGCCGATTCGCAAGGTGCCGGCAGGGCGCAGATGCTGTCTACGCCGGATGTGCAGCGTGCCTTGGCGGGAGAAATGGGGCAGTGGCAAGGAACGATTCCCGCTACCGGCGAGCCGGTCTTATCGGTTGCCTATCCCTTAAGATCGGGCGCGCAAGTTGCCGGGGCTGTTCGTTTTGTCACTTCTCTGACAGGCATTTACCACGTGATGGAGAAGGCCGCCTTCCTCTTGCTCTTTGTAGGCTTTATGGTCGTCTTATTGGCCGCCGGGGTCAGCCTGCTCCTGTCGTCTACGATCACAGGTCCTGTCGAAGAGATCACAGCGGCGGCCGGGGAAATGGCAAAGGGACGCTTTACCGTCCGAGCCGTGAAAAAATATGACGATGAGATCGGCAAGCTGGCCGATACCTTAAACTACATGGCCGAAGAAGTAGTCCGCCATGAACAGCTAAAAGACCAGTTTATCGCCGCCATCTCCCACGAACTGCGCACTCCCTTAACCTCGATCAAAGGGTGGACCGTGACCTTGCGCACTGGCGATCCGGAGAATCGGGAAGAGATGATGGAGGGACTGGACATCATCGAAAAGGAAAGCGACCGGTTGACCCTGCTGGTGAATGAACTGCTGGACTTTTCCAGTATGTCTTCCGGAAAAATGCGACTGCAAATCGATACAGTCGATCTGCAAGCATTGCTGCATTCGGTGGTCAGACAAGCCACCCCGAGGGCGCAACGGCAGCGAATCGATTTGTCCCTTGCCAGCCCATCCCCTTTGCCGGCGGCGAAGGTGGATGCCAATCGAGTGAAACAGGTCTTGATTAACCTGCTGGATAACGCCTTTAAGTTTACGTCCCCGGGAGAAAAGGTGCGCGTCAGCGCTTCTTTCGATGATGGGTTTATTACGATTGAGGTAGCCGACAATGGCGCAGGCATCCCCCCGGAGGAATTGCCCCTTGTGAAACAAAAATTCTACAAAGGGACCCAGGTGTCCGCCGGCAGCGGCATCGGCCTGTCCATCTGTGACGAGATTATCAAACTCCATCACGGGCAATTCAATATCGACAGCGTTCCCGGAGGGGGGACAACGGCGCAGGTGATCCTTCCCCTGTAA
- a CDS encoding FG-GAP repeat domain-containing protein, with the protein MKGKALAVGALLVGSFLSGCGVLTPPSLMIMPPQLPLSDSQVDESLQATVQKFLPPGASLEEPKNPPGAKAIQQVDIDGDGNAEVLATYRAGQKGELGALLLKNNQNHWEKLWQTEGASGLAIDMATVADIDGDGRGELLLGWLIGASAGNGLDIFTWRDHHVEPLATLGYHKLDILPAAHPEVDGKAVALALWRKDTGKAYKIDLVRWTATGKTAGWVHAEEQYPDYYKKVVDYYQERVKEMPGAAFYKYYLADGQVKSKAGEETLATIAAGEELKLGYPEAYAWQLLKGEALNQLGRYAEAQSLLQKTIEQLELSSAQVQADLHEAYYELGKSYEGLRQAAQAKGAYEKSLAATKGLDTETQERFISYPVQQALETLKKTAEQ; encoded by the coding sequence ATGAAGGGCAAAGCGCTGGCTGTTGGCGCCCTATTGGTGGGCAGTTTTTTATCGGGATGTGGCGTATTGACGCCGCCCAGTCTCATGATCATGCCGCCTCAGCTACCACTGTCTGATAGTCAGGTCGACGAATCCTTGCAGGCGACGGTTCAGAAGTTCCTGCCCCCTGGAGCGAGCTTGGAAGAGCCCAAAAACCCGCCAGGGGCCAAAGCGATTCAGCAGGTGGATATCGATGGTGACGGCAACGCCGAGGTGTTGGCCACATACCGCGCCGGCCAGAAGGGGGAACTGGGCGCGCTGCTGCTCAAGAACAATCAGAATCACTGGGAGAAGCTGTGGCAAACAGAGGGAGCCAGCGGTCTCGCCATCGACATGGCCACGGTTGCCGATATTGATGGCGACGGGCGAGGGGAGTTACTGCTCGGTTGGCTGATTGGCGCATCGGCAGGCAACGGACTGGACATTTTCACCTGGCGCGACCATCATGTGGAACCGCTGGCGACTCTGGGGTACCACAAGTTGGATATCCTTCCCGCCGCCCATCCGGAGGTCGATGGCAAGGCCGTTGCCCTCGCCCTGTGGCGGAAGGATACGGGGAAAGCCTATAAAATCGACTTGGTGCGGTGGACGGCAACCGGTAAGACCGCAGGGTGGGTTCATGCCGAAGAACAGTATCCTGACTACTATAAAAAAGTCGTTGACTATTACCAGGAACGGGTCAAAGAAATGCCAGGCGCCGCATTCTACAAGTATTACCTGGCCGACGGGCAGGTAAAGTCGAAGGCCGGAGAAGAGACGCTTGCGACGATCGCAGCCGGAGAGGAACTGAAGCTTGGCTATCCAGAGGCATATGCTTGGCAGCTGCTCAAAGGGGAGGCGTTGAATCAATTAGGTCGATATGCGGAAGCGCAGAGCCTTTTGCAAAAGACGATTGAACAGTTGGAATTAAGCTCCGCACAAGTGCAAGCCGATTTACATGAGGCCTACTATGAATTAGGGAAGTCTTATGAGGGGCTGCGACAGGCCGCTCAGGCCAAAGGGGCCTACGAAAAATCCCTGGCTGCGACAAAAGGGCTCGATACGGAAACACAGGAACGATTTATCTCCTATCCTGTCCAACAAGCCTTGGAGACGTTGAAAAAAACGGCGGAGCAATAA
- a CDS encoding iron-containing alcohol dehydrogenase yields MPTVNLMGKGSAQEVGDRIKTLGCHKALIVTDKDLVKLGVADKMKKLIEEAGIGCAVFAGAEPNPTDLNVEAGLRALRESESDVIVSLGGGSPHDCAKAIALVATNGGAIHEYEGVDKSRKAILPLIAINTTSGTASEMTRFCIITDTSRKVKMAIVDWRVTPTVSIDDPDMMLGMPPGLTAATGMDALTHAVEAYVSTIATPITDACAIKAIELIAQNLRAAVANGANYAAREAMTYAEFLGGMAFNNASLGYVHAMAHQLGGFYNLPHGVCNAILLPHVEKFNLIACPERFRDIAVAMGEKVEGLSTRDAADVAISAIRKLASDVGIPAGLAQLGVREEDLHIMAENAMKDACAATNPRMANIADIVQIFRNAL; encoded by the coding sequence ATGCCAACAGTAAACTTGATGGGGAAAGGCTCTGCTCAAGAAGTGGGAGACCGAATTAAGACATTAGGTTGTCATAAAGCGCTGATTGTCACCGATAAAGACCTGGTAAAACTGGGCGTAGCAGACAAGATGAAAAAGCTGATAGAAGAGGCTGGCATTGGCTGCGCCGTCTTTGCGGGCGCTGAGCCGAATCCCACCGATTTGAATGTCGAAGCCGGGCTGAGGGCATTGAGAGAATCTGAATCAGATGTGATCGTTTCCCTTGGCGGCGGGTCGCCCCATGACTGCGCCAAGGCCATCGCCTTAGTGGCCACCAACGGAGGCGCCATTCATGAGTACGAAGGTGTTGACAAATCGAGGAAAGCGATCCTTCCGTTGATCGCCATCAACACCACCTCGGGCACCGCCTCTGAGATGACCCGTTTTTGCATCATCACCGACACATCCCGTAAGGTCAAAATGGCCATTGTCGACTGGCGCGTGACACCCACCGTATCGATTGACGATCCCGATATGATGCTCGGTATGCCTCCCGGGCTGACGGCCGCCACCGGTATGGACGCCTTGACCCATGCCGTGGAAGCATACGTTTCCACAATCGCCACACCGATCACCGACGCCTGCGCCATCAAGGCGATTGAACTGATCGCCCAGAACCTGCGCGCCGCTGTGGCCAACGGCGCCAACTATGCCGCCCGTGAAGCGATGACCTATGCCGAGTTTCTCGGTGGAATGGCCTTTAACAACGCCTCACTGGGCTATGTTCACGCCATGGCCCACCAACTCGGCGGATTTTACAACCTCCCCCATGGTGTATGCAATGCCATCCTGTTGCCCCATGTAGAAAAGTTCAACCTGATCGCTTGCCCGGAACGTTTCCGCGACATCGCAGTCGCGATGGGCGAAAAAGTCGAAGGCCTGTCCACACGGGACGCTGCCGACGTGGCCATTTCTGCCATCCGGAAGCTTGCGAGCGATGTGGGCATCCCGGCCGGTCTGGCTCAGTTGGGTGTGAGGGAAGAGGATCTGCATATTATGGCGGAAAATGCGATGAAAGACGCCTGTGCGGCTACCAACCCCCGCATGGCCAATATTGCCGATATCGTTCAGATTTTCCGAAACGCCCTGTAA